The Helicobacter pylori genome includes a window with the following:
- the crdR gene encoding copper response regulator transcription factor CrdR, which translates to MQKKIFLLEDDYLLSESVKAFLEHLGYEVFCAFNGKEAYERLSVERFNLLLLDVQVPEMNSLELFKRIKNDFLISTPVIFITALQDSATLKNAFNLGASDYLKKPFDLDELEARIKRFFNDDPIEIMPNIFYYQHSLNIKGKKEILAPKTAQLLEYFLEHKGQIISSQVLENNLWEQAIDDSTLRTYIKVLRKLLGKNCIETHKGVGYRFNPL; encoded by the coding sequence ATGCAAAAAAAGATTTTTTTACTAGAAGACGATTACCTTTTAAGCGAGAGCGTTAAGGCGTTTTTGGAGCATTTGGGCTATGAAGTGTTTTGCGCTTTTAACGGGAAAGAAGCTTATGAAAGGCTCTCTGTTGAGCGCTTCAACCTCTTGCTTTTAGACGTGCAAGTGCCTGAAATGAATAGCTTGGAATTGTTCAAGCGCATCAAAAACGATTTTTTAATCTCTACGCCTGTGATTTTTATCACCGCCTTACAGGATAGCGCTACCTTAAAAAACGCTTTTAATTTAGGAGCGAGCGATTATTTGAAAAAGCCTTTTGATTTAGACGAATTAGAAGCACGCATTAAAAGGTTTTTCAATGATGATCCCATAGAAATCATGCCTAACATTTTTTATTACCAACACTCTTTGAATATTAAAGGGAAAAAGGAAATCCTAGCACCCAAAACCGCTCAGCTTTTAGAATACTTTTTAGAGCATAAAGGGCAAATCATTAGCTCCCAAGTGTTAGAAAATAATTTGTGGGAGCAAGCTATTGATGATTCCACCTTGCGCACTTACATTAAAGTGTTGCGCAAGCTTTTGGGTAAAAATTGCATAGAAACGCATAAGGGGGTGGGCTATCGCTTTAACCCACTATGA
- the crdS gene encoding copper-sensing histidine kinase CrdS: protein MRGWAIALTHYEKKSLKLFLGTYLGSSFVLMLVISVLAFNYEKNEKIKMIRMDMDKMASKIASEVVALHMQTHGDYHNALNALISRYKDASIALFDSKKRVLYSNIPESADLIKTHKEAGFFSFRGEYYLFSDETFAHLGVAKMLFKNSKPLHFSSLYRNIVLVFVIAFLCVIGVSVFLGRLFLKPIRNEITRIDHFLKNTTHELNTPMSALVLSLKTLEDSQQHRRIKIAIQRMSFLYRSLSYLVMQDIERETPMLLDLKALITKENMLFSEMIDYHKLEFKSDLAGVEFKAKEQDFISLYSNLLMNAIKYSVMHGYIHIELTHAFLKVKNLGYEIPKDKIAELSIRYARFNSSVLGYGIGLDLVKKVCEKYKMRLEIHSEPSSKGSFYENSFCVQFQG from the coding sequence ATAAGGGGGTGGGCTATCGCTTTAACCCACTATGAAAAAAAATCCCTCAAACTCTTTTTAGGGACTTATTTAGGCTCTTCGTTTGTGTTAATGCTAGTGATTAGCGTTTTAGCGTTTAACTATGAAAAAAACGAAAAAATCAAAATGATACGCATGGACATGGACAAAATGGCTTCTAAGATCGCTAGTGAAGTGGTTGCCTTGCACATGCAAACGCATGGGGATTACCACAACGCTTTAAACGCCCTCATTTCACGCTATAAAGACGCTTCCATAGCGCTTTTTGATAGCAAGAAGCGTGTTTTGTATTCTAATATCCCTGAAAGTGCGGATTTGATTAAAACTCATAAAGAAGCGGGCTTTTTTAGTTTTAGGGGAGAGTATTACCTGTTTAGCGATGAAACTTTCGCTCACTTAGGCGTGGCTAAAATGCTTTTTAAAAATTCTAAACCCCTTCATTTTTCTTCTTTGTATCGTAACATTGTTTTAGTGTTTGTCATAGCGTTTTTATGCGTGATAGGGGTTTCTGTGTTTTTAGGGCGTTTGTTTTTAAAGCCCATTAGGAATGAAATCACCCGTATCGATCATTTTTTAAAAAACACCACGCATGAATTAAACACCCCCATGAGCGCTTTAGTCTTGTCTTTAAAAACCCTAGAAGACAGCCAACAACACCGCCGCATTAAAATCGCTATCCAGCGCATGAGTTTTTTATACCGCTCGCTCTCGTATTTAGTGATGCAAGATATTGAGCGCGAAACCCCCATGCTTTTAGATTTAAAAGCCCTGATTACCAAAGAAAACATGCTTTTTAGCGAGATGATAGACTACCACAAGCTGGAATTTAAAAGCGATTTAGCGGGAGTGGAATTTAAGGCTAAAGAGCAGGATTTCATTTCGCTTTATAGCAATTTGCTCATGAACGCAATCAAATACAGCGTCATGCATGGGTATATCCACATAGAGCTAACGCATGCGTTTTTGAAAGTGAAAAATTTAGGGTATGAAATCCCTAAAGATAAGATCGCAGAATTAAGCATTCGTTATGCGCGTTTCAATTCTAGCGTGTTGGGTTATGGTATAGGGTTAGATTTAGTGAAAAAAGTGTGCGAAAAGTATAAAATGCGTCTAGAAATTCATAGCGAACCCTCTTCAAAAGGATCGTTTTATGAAAATTCGTTTTGCGTTCAATTTCAAGGATAA
- a CDS encoding NAD(P)H-hydrate dehydratase, with protein MLSVYEKVNALDKRAIEELFLSEDILMENAAMALERAVLQNASLGSKVIILCGSGDNGGDGYALARRLVGRFRVLVFEMKPAKSPMCQLQKERAKKAGVVIKTYEENALNQNLECDALIDCVIGSDFKGGLEPFLNFESLSQKARFKIACDIPSGIDSKGRVDKRAFKADMTISMGAIKSCLLSDRAKDYVGELKVGHLGVFNPIYEIPTETFLLEKSDLKLPLRDKKNAHKGDYGHAHILLGKHSGAGLLSALSALSFGSGVVSVQALEGEITSNNKPLELVFCENFPKKLSAFALGMGLENIPKDFNKWLELAPCVLDAGVFYHKEVLQALEKEVILTPHPKEFLSLLKSVGINISMLELLDNKLEIARDFSQKYPKVVLLLKGANTLIAHQGRVFINILGSVALAKAGSGDVLAGLILSLLSQNYTPLDAAINASLAHALAGLEFKNNYALTPLDLIEKIKRL; from the coding sequence ATGCTTTCAGTGTATGAAAAAGTGAATGCTCTAGACAAAAGGGCGATTGAAGAATTGTTTTTAAGCGAAGACATTTTAATGGAAAACGCCGCTATGGCTTTAGAAAGAGCGGTTTTACAAAACGCTTCTTTAGGCTCTAAAGTCATTATCCTTTGTGGGAGCGGGGATAATGGGGGCGATGGCTATGCGTTAGCTAGGCGTTTAGTGGGGCGTTTTAGAGTGCTAGTTTTTGAAATGAAACCAGCCAAAAGCCCCATGTGCCAATTGCAAAAAGAAAGGGCTAAAAAAGCAGGGGTAGTCATCAAAACATACGAAGAAAACGCCCTTAATCAAAATTTGGAATGCGATGCGTTAATAGATTGCGTGATAGGGAGTGATTTTAAAGGCGGATTAGAGCCGTTTTTAAACTTTGAAAGCCTTTCTCAAAAAGCACGCTTTAAAATCGCTTGCGATATTCCTAGCGGGATCGATTCTAAAGGCAGGGTGGATAAGAGAGCGTTTAAAGCGGATATGACTATCAGCATGGGCGCTATCAAATCATGCTTATTGAGCGATAGGGCTAAAGACTATGTAGGGGAATTGAAAGTGGGGCATTTGGGGGTTTTCAATCCAATTTATGAGATCCCAACAGAGACTTTTTTACTAGAAAAAAGCGATCTCAAACTGCCCTTAAGGGATAAAAAAAACGCTCATAAGGGCGATTACGGGCATGCGCACATTCTTTTAGGCAAGCATAGTGGGGCGGGGTTATTGAGCGCTTTAAGCGCGTTAAGTTTTGGATCTGGGGTGGTGAGCGTTCAAGCGTTAGAAGGCGAGATAACTTCCAATAACAAGCCTTTAGAATTGGTTTTTTGTGAAAATTTCCCTAAAAAGCTCAGTGCGTTCGCTCTTGGCATGGGGTTAGAAAATATTCCAAAGGATTTTAACAAGTGGCTTGAATTAGCCCCATGCGTTTTAGATGCGGGCGTTTTTTATCACAAAGAGGTGTTACAAGCCTTAGAAAAAGAAGTGATCTTAACCCCTCACCCTAAAGAGTTTTTATCGTTGTTAAAATCAGTGGGGATCAATATAAGCATGCTAGAATTATTAGACAATAAACTAGAAATCGCAAGGGATTTTTCTCAAAAATACCCCAAGGTGGTTTTGCTTTTAAAAGGGGCTAATACCCTAATCGCTCATCAAGGGCGGGTTTTTATCAACATTTTAGGGAGCGTGGCTTTAGCCAAAGCTGGGAGTGGCGATGTGTTAGCGGGGCTTATTTTAAGCTTGCTTTCTCAAAATTACACGCCTTTAGACGCTGCCATTAACGCAAGTTTAGCGCACGCTCTAGCGGGTTTAGAATTTAAGAATAATTACGCTTTAACGCCCTTAGATTTGATAGAAAAGATCAAACGATTATAA
- a CDS encoding restriction endonuclease subunit R, whose protein sequence is MPKLEKIFLEITQLDPSKECLKFLANRIKGSDYRGLHLSQHNRYDQNKIKTIIQAIFNEVGGDFLQIRTTDMSKRPSNIIGEEVYAKVVDNICKSEMPQDNSGKKNQVTQDSLRKNLFVDMHRMGLIDRYNKNKKPTNPYIQSNIKYISLTPLAIEFLNAQKDLLRKNFCYTQSLENLLQGFGAECREVMIELDNHYLDIEEMMFFVTFLNIENFTRSEIIEYVRGYRSLSRIQKEKLKELAQDYCNPNHFNGNKLEKRDYHNWKNQAQQIFSLLEQSVFFETNKERLILKTLNEENKQNDKKLKRSIKEKALYFEKHGVKKEKGFELHHIVPLCLARSIEEFDLLDKWENLIYIDAFNHAKISQTQNKHICLYFKNCDVVLSKGLKEEQESLYFTYIKNVLYKLDLQNVMLRYNKDLLHSKNG, encoded by the coding sequence ATGCCAAAATTAGAAAAAATTTTTCTAGAAATCACACAGCTTGACCCTAGCAAAGAGTGTTTGAAATTCTTAGCTAATCGCATAAAAGGCTCTGATTATAGGGGCTTACACTTATCCCAACACAATCGTTACGATCAAAATAAAATTAAAACCATTATTCAAGCTATTTTTAATGAAGTGGGAGGAGATTTTTTACAAATTCGCACCACCGATATGAGCAAACGCCCTAGCAATATCATAGGCGAAGAGGTTTATGCAAAAGTGGTTGATAATATCTGCAAGTCTGAAATGCCTCAAGATAATTCAGGAAAAAAGAATCAAGTAACCCAAGACAGCTTGAGAAAAAATCTTTTTGTAGATATGCACAGAATGGGGTTGATTGACCGCTACAATAAAAATAAAAAACCTACAAACCCCTACATTCAAAGCAATATTAAATATATCAGTTTAACTCCCTTAGCTATAGAATTTTTAAACGCGCAAAAAGATTTGTTAAGAAAAAATTTTTGTTACACGCAAAGCTTAGAAAATCTTTTGCAAGGTTTTGGAGCAGAATGCAGAGAGGTAATGATAGAGCTTGACAATCATTATTTAGACATTGAAGAAATGATGTTTTTTGTCACCTTTTTAAATATTGAAAATTTTACTAGAAGCGAAATTATAGAATATGTTAGAGGATATAGGAGTTTGAGCCGTATCCAAAAAGAAAAGTTAAAAGAGTTAGCGCAAGATTATTGCAACCCTAATCATTTTAATGGGAATAAGCTGGAAAAGAGAGATTATCATAATTGGAAAAATCAAGCCCAACAAATTTTTAGCTTGCTAGAACAAAGCGTGTTTTTTGAAACCAATAAAGAGAGGCTTATTTTAAAAACGCTCAATGAAGAAAACAAACAAAACGATAAAAAACTCAAACGCTCTATTAAAGAGAAAGCCCTTTATTTTGAAAAACATGGCGTTAAAAAAGAAAAGGGCTTTGAATTGCACCACATTGTGCCTTTATGCTTGGCTCGCTCTATAGAAGAATTTGATCTTTTGGATAAATGGGAAAATTTAATCTATATTGATGCTTTTAACCATGCGAAAATATCTCAAACGCAAAATAAACATATTTGTTTGTATTTTAAAAATTGCGATGTGGTTTTATCTAAAGGCTTAAAAGAAGAACAAGAAAGCCTTTATTTTACTTACATTAAAAACGTGTTATATAAACTTGATTTACAAAATGTCATGCTGAGATACAATAAAGATTTATTGCATTCTAAAAACGGCTGA